In Rahnella aquatilis CIP 78.65 = ATCC 33071, one DNA window encodes the following:
- a CDS encoding Gfo/Idh/MocA family protein, whose protein sequence is MKTYALVGTGGRSGLYIEAITGKYRHNAKFVAFCDTNQTRMDYANRQLEQSGIARVPTWKAADFNTMLEETKPDIVIVTSMDRTHDDYIVRALHARCDVITEKPMTIDEPRALRILDAVDATGYQVRVAFNYRYAPHHSKMRELLMQDTIGDVLSVHFEWLLNTEHGADYFRRWHREKRNSGGLLVHKSTHHFDLMNFWLNSTPEKVYAQGDLRFYGKENAEKRGVTEFYPRAHGYVQAQNDPFALHMADNAQLKALYLNAEHEDNYFRDQSVFSDGINIEDTLSVLVKYQNKVQLTYSLNAYLPWEGLNVVFNGTKGRIEMKIVEMSYVNAGGKRENEGSIEKAEITVYPLFAEPWKAEFQLGEGGHGGGDNAMLEDLFGERKDDPLKRAADHRAGAMSILTGIAGNLSMQHDKPVYFKDFELVKRLRQPK, encoded by the coding sequence ATGAAAACATATGCTCTCGTTGGCACCGGCGGTCGCTCAGGTTTATACATTGAAGCGATTACCGGCAAATACCGCCACAACGCAAAATTTGTGGCCTTCTGCGATACAAACCAGACACGAATGGATTATGCGAACCGTCAGCTTGAGCAAAGCGGCATCGCCCGGGTACCGACCTGGAAAGCGGCCGATTTCAATACGATGCTCGAGGAAACCAAACCGGATATCGTGATTGTCACCAGCATGGACCGCACGCACGATGACTATATCGTCCGTGCCCTGCACGCCCGTTGCGACGTCATTACTGAAAAACCCATGACCATTGATGAACCGCGCGCTTTGCGCATTCTGGATGCCGTCGATGCGACGGGGTATCAGGTGCGCGTGGCGTTTAATTACCGTTACGCGCCACATCACAGCAAAATGCGTGAACTGCTGATGCAGGACACTATTGGCGACGTGCTTTCAGTGCACTTTGAATGGCTGCTCAATACCGAACACGGTGCAGATTATTTCCGTCGCTGGCACCGTGAAAAACGCAATTCCGGTGGCCTGCTGGTGCACAAATCTACCCACCATTTTGATCTGATGAATTTCTGGCTGAACAGCACGCCGGAAAAAGTTTATGCCCAGGGCGACCTGCGTTTTTACGGTAAAGAGAATGCCGAGAAACGCGGCGTGACCGAATTTTATCCCCGGGCACATGGCTACGTGCAGGCACAGAACGATCCGTTTGCGCTGCATATGGCAGACAACGCCCAGCTCAAAGCGCTGTATCTGAATGCAGAACATGAGGATAACTATTTCCGCGACCAGAGTGTGTTCAGCGACGGCATCAATATTGAAGATACCCTATCGGTGCTGGTGAAATACCAGAACAAAGTCCAGCTAACCTATTCGCTGAATGCATATCTGCCCTGGGAAGGATTGAACGTGGTATTCAACGGCACCAAAGGCCGCATTGAAATGAAAATCGTCGAGATGTCTTACGTTAATGCCGGTGGCAAACGTGAAAACGAAGGCAGTATCGAGAAAGCAGAAATCACGGTTTACCCGTTATTTGCAGAGCCGTGGAAAGCAGAATTCCAGCTGGGAGAAGGCGGTCACGGCGGCGGCGATAATGCCATGCTGGAAGATCTGTTTGGCGAACGTAAAGACGATCCGTTAAAACGCGCCGCCGATCACCGCGCGGGGGCGATGTCGATCCTGACCGGTATCGCCGGAAATCTGTCGATGCAGCATGATAAACCGGTTTACTTTAAAGACTTCGAACTGGTGAAAAGACTACGCCAGCCGAAGTAA
- a CDS encoding YajQ family cyclic di-GMP-binding protein, which yields MPSFDIVSEIDMQEVRNAVENASRELQTRWDFRNIPASFDLNEKNESIKVASESDFQVNQLVDILREKLAKRGIEGGALEIPEQMEHSGKTYSVDAKLHSGIESALAKKIVKLIKDSKIKVQAQVQGDEVRVTGKARDDLQAVMALVKKGDLGQPFQFKNFRD from the coding sequence ATGCCGTCTTTTGACATTGTTTCCGAAATCGACATGCAGGAAGTGCGCAATGCCGTGGAAAATGCCAGCCGTGAACTGCAAACCCGCTGGGATTTCCGCAATATTCCTGCCAGCTTCGATCTCAATGAAAAAAACGAGAGTATCAAAGTGGCCAGCGAATCAGATTTTCAGGTGAACCAGCTGGTCGATATTCTGCGTGAAAAATTAGCCAAACGTGGCATTGAAGGCGGGGCGCTGGAAATTCCTGAGCAGATGGAGCACAGCGGTAAAACCTACAGTGTTGACGCCAAACTGCATTCCGGCATTGAATCCGCGCTGGCGAAGAAAATCGTCAAGCTGATTAAAGACAGTAAAATCAAAGTGCAGGCGCAGGTTCAGGGCGACGAAGTTCGTGTCACCGGCAAAGCGCGTGATGATTTGCAGGCCGTGATGGCGCTGGTTAAGAAAGGTGATCTGGGCCAGCCCTTCCAGTTCAAAAACTTCAGAGACTGA
- the panE gene encoding 2-dehydropantoate 2-reductase, with protein sequence MKITVLGCGALGQLWLSALYQQGHDVQGWIRIPQPFCAVNVISPEGIAFNRNMPTNDPEHLAQSELLLVTLKAWQVSGAVSALMPRLNDNCAILLLHNGMGTVDELPPNRLAILQGATTHAARHEGNAIVHVAAGATHIGPVTPRGAALSSLADTLHNALPDVAWHDNIKSSLWNKLAVNCVINPLTAIYDCSNGALLAHSGQIEEICQEVAQVMAIEGVEIHSESLLSFVYQVIDSTAANHSSMLQDIRSQRHTEIDYITGYVLRRGRKFGLTLPVNNRLFEQIKRKENDYERISSGLPGTW encoded by the coding sequence ATGAAAATAACAGTATTGGGTTGCGGTGCGCTGGGACAACTTTGGCTTTCGGCTCTTTATCAGCAGGGCCACGACGTTCAGGGCTGGATCCGCATTCCACAGCCATTTTGTGCCGTCAACGTTATCTCGCCGGAAGGCATTGCTTTTAATCGCAATATGCCCACTAACGACCCGGAACATCTGGCACAAAGCGAATTACTGCTGGTCACGTTGAAAGCGTGGCAGGTTTCCGGCGCGGTCAGCGCGCTGATGCCGAGGCTTAATGATAATTGCGCGATATTGCTGCTGCACAATGGCATGGGCACTGTTGATGAATTACCCCCTAACCGTCTGGCGATTTTGCAGGGCGCGACGACCCATGCGGCGCGTCATGAAGGCAACGCCATTGTCCATGTCGCAGCGGGTGCCACACACATCGGGCCGGTAACACCGCGTGGTGCCGCACTGAGTTCACTGGCGGATACGCTGCATAATGCCTTACCGGACGTCGCGTGGCATGACAACATCAAATCATCATTATGGAATAAACTGGCGGTGAATTGCGTCATCAATCCGCTGACGGCGATATACGATTGCAGCAACGGCGCTTTACTGGCGCATAGCGGTCAGATTGAAGAAATCTGTCAGGAAGTCGCGCAGGTTATGGCAATCGAAGGCGTTGAAATTCACAGCGAATCATTGCTCAGTTTTGTCTATCAGGTGATCGACTCTACAGCGGCAAATCATTCATCGATGTTGCAGGACATCCGCAGCCAGCGTCATACCGAAATTGATTACATCACCGGATATGTCCTGCGCCGCGGGCGTAAGTTCGGGCTGACCCTGCCGGTTAACAACCGCTTATTTGAACAGATTAAGAGAAAGGAAAACGATTATGAACGCATCAGTTCTGGTCTGCCTGGCACCTGGTAG
- the yajL gene encoding protein deglycase YajL: MNASVLVCLAPGSEEIEAVTVIDLLVRAGINVTTASVAGDGNLEIRCSRGVRILADVALVDVADDEHAVIVLPGGLGGATCFSESPLLVEKVRQMHVSGKIVAAICAAPALVLEYHDLFPVGNMTGFPGLRDKIDPNKWSDRRVIFDPRVNLLTSQGPGTSMEFALKIIDLLLGKAKAAEIAAQLVLAPGIYNYTDEGARES, translated from the coding sequence ATGAACGCATCAGTTCTGGTCTGCCTGGCACCTGGTAGCGAAGAAATCGAAGCCGTCACCGTGATTGATTTGCTGGTACGGGCTGGGATTAACGTCACCACAGCCAGTGTCGCAGGCGATGGCAACCTGGAGATCCGCTGCTCGCGCGGCGTGCGTATTTTGGCAGACGTCGCGCTGGTGGATGTCGCAGATGATGAGCATGCGGTGATCGTTCTGCCGGGCGGCCTCGGTGGCGCAACCTGTTTTAGTGAAAGCCCGCTGCTGGTGGAAAAAGTGCGCCAGATGCATGTCAGCGGTAAAATCGTTGCCGCCATCTGCGCCGCCCCTGCGCTGGTACTGGAATATCACGATTTGTTCCCGGTCGGCAATATGACGGGTTTCCCGGGCTTAAGGGATAAGATCGACCCGAACAAATGGTCCGATCGTCGGGTGATTTTCGATCCGCGCGTTAATCTTCTGACCAGTCAGGGGCCGGGCACTTCGATGGAATTTGCCCTGAAAATTATCGATCTGCTGCTGGGCAAAGCCAAAGCGGCAGAAATCGCCGCGCAACTGGTTCTGGCACCGGGCATTTATAACTACACCGATGAAGGTGCGCGCGAATCCTGA
- the tnpA gene encoding IS200/IS605-like element IS1541D family transposase, with protein MGDEKSLAHTRWNCKYHIVFAPKYRRQVFYGEKRRAVGSILRKLCEWKNVHILEAECCADHIHMLVEIPPKMSVSSFMGYLKGKSSLMLYEQFGDLKFKYRNREFWCRGYYVDTVGKNTSKIQEYIKHQLEQDKLGEQLSIPYPGSPFTGGK; from the coding sequence ATGGGGGACGAAAAGAGCTTAGCGCACACCCGATGGAACTGTAAATATCACATAGTTTTCGCGCCTAAATACCGAAGGCAGGTCTTCTACGGCGAGAAACGCCGTGCAGTAGGGAGTATTTTAAGAAAACTGTGTGAATGGAAAAATGTGCACATTCTGGAAGCAGAATGCTGTGCAGATCACATCCATATGCTTGTGGAAATCCCGCCGAAGATGAGTGTATCGAGCTTCATGGGGTATCTGAAGGGCAAAAGTAGTCTGATGCTATATGAACAATTTGGTGATCTTAAATTCAAATACAGGAACAGGGAGTTTTGGTGCCGAGGGTATTATGTAGATACAGTGGGTAAAAATACATCGAAGATCCAGGAATACATAAAGCACCAACTGGAGCAGGATAAACTAGGGGAACAGTTATCAATCCCGTATCCAGGGAGCCCGTTTACGGGCGGTAAGTAA
- the thiI gene encoding tRNA uracil 4-sulfurtransferase ThiI — translation MKFIIKLFPEITIKSQSVRLRFIKILSSSIRNIVRPHDETLAVVRHWDHIEVRSKDESKHDLIQELLCRIPGIRYVEEVEDRPYTDVHNIFEQTLEAYRAEVEGKTFCVRVKRRGKHDFTSTEVERYVGGGLNQHIESAKVSLTAPQVTVKLEINDDKLVLVKSRLEGQGGYPIGTQEDVLSLISGGFDSGVSSYMLMRRGCRVHYCFFNLGGAAHEIGVKQVAHYLWNRFGSSHRVRFIAVDFEPVVGEILEKVEDGQMGVVLKRMMVRAASAIAERYGVQALVTGEALGQVSSQTLTNLRLIDNVSDTLILRPLISHDKEHIIKIAREIGTEDFAKTMPEYCGVISKSPTVKAVKAKIEAEEAMFDFNVLDKVVSEARNVDIREIATQAAEVVPEVETVAEFVSTDIVLDVRAPDEVEAQPLALENVEVKPLAFYKLATQFGSLDQSKTYLLYCDRGVMSRLQALYLKEQGFHNVKVYRP, via the coding sequence ATGAAGTTTATCATTAAATTGTTCCCTGAAATCACCATCAAGAGCCAATCTGTGCGTTTGCGCTTCATTAAGATCCTCTCAAGCAGCATTCGCAATATCGTGCGACCGCATGATGAGACGCTGGCGGTGGTTCGCCACTGGGATCATATCGAAGTTCGCAGCAAAGACGAAAGCAAACACGACCTGATTCAGGAATTGCTCTGCCGCATTCCGGGGATCCGTTATGTTGAAGAAGTTGAAGACCGTCCTTACACCGATGTCCATAATATCTTCGAGCAAACGCTGGAAGCTTATCGTGCTGAAGTGGAAGGAAAAACGTTCTGCGTGCGTGTTAAACGTCGTGGCAAGCATGACTTCACGTCTACCGAAGTTGAGCGCTATGTTGGCGGCGGCCTGAATCAGCACATTGAATCGGCAAAAGTTAGCCTGACCGCTCCGCAGGTTACGGTGAAACTGGAAATTAACGACGATAAGCTGGTGCTGGTGAAAAGCCGCCTCGAAGGCCAGGGCGGCTACCCGATTGGCACGCAGGAAGATGTGTTGTCACTGATTTCCGGCGGTTTCGACTCCGGCGTCTCCAGTTATATGCTGATGCGCCGTGGCTGTCGTGTGCATTATTGTTTCTTTAATCTCGGCGGCGCAGCGCATGAAATCGGTGTGAAACAGGTGGCGCATTATCTGTGGAACCGTTTTGGCAGCTCGCACCGTGTGCGTTTTATCGCGGTTGATTTCGAACCAGTGGTGGGTGAAATACTCGAAAAAGTCGAAGATGGCCAGATGGGCGTGGTGCTAAAACGCATGATGGTGCGTGCGGCGTCGGCTATTGCTGAGCGCTACGGCGTGCAGGCACTGGTGACAGGCGAAGCGTTGGGTCAGGTTTCCAGCCAGACGCTGACCAATTTGCGTTTAATCGACAATGTTTCTGACACGCTCATTCTGCGTCCGCTGATTTCTCACGATAAAGAGCACATCATTAAGATTGCCCGTGAAATCGGGACGGAAGATTTTGCGAAAACCATGCCGGAATATTGCGGTGTGATTTCGAAAAGCCCGACCGTGAAAGCGGTTAAAGCGAAGATCGAAGCCGAAGAAGCGATGTTCGATTTTAACGTGTTGGATAAAGTGGTCAGCGAAGCGCGGAATGTCGATATCCGCGAAATTGCTACCCAGGCGGCGGAAGTGGTGCCGGAAGTGGAAACGGTAGCGGAGTTCGTGTCAACAGACATCGTTCTGGATGTTCGCGCACCGGATGAAGTAGAGGCGCAGCCGCTGGCACTGGAAAACGTTGAAGTGAAGCCGCTGGCGTTCTACAAACTGGCCACTCAGTTTGGCTCTCTGGATCAGAGCAAAACTTATCTGCTGTATTGTGATCGTGGCGTAATGAGTCGTTTACAGGCGCTGTATCTGAAAGAGCAGGGCTTCCACAACGTGAAAGTCTATCGTCCGTAA
- the xseB gene encoding exodeoxyribonuclease VII small subunit — translation MPKKSASPANFETALAELEQIVSRLESGELPLEDALNEFEQGVQLARQGQQKLQQAEQRVQILLDSDNDAPLTPFTPEAE, via the coding sequence ATGCCAAAAAAATCTGCATCACCTGCCAATTTTGAAACTGCTCTGGCCGAACTGGAACAGATCGTGTCCCGCCTCGAATCAGGCGAGTTGCCTTTAGAAGACGCACTCAATGAATTTGAGCAGGGCGTCCAGCTGGCGCGTCAGGGGCAGCAAAAGCTGCAACAGGCAGAGCAACGTGTTCAGATCCTGCTCGACAGCGACAACGACGCTCCGCTAACCCCGTTCACCCCAGAAGCCGAGTAA
- the ispA gene encoding (2E,6E)-farnesyl diphosphate synthase has protein sequence MSEAISLSSADGFTHELRAMQKRVDEALTAYVSTQPLADLPLVEAMRYGALLGGKRLRPYLVYASGQLFSLDLKNLDAPAAAVECIHAYSLIHDDLPAMDDDDLRRGQPTCHIKFGEANAILAGDALQTLAFSILADGEMPDVAVKDRLAMISELARASGVSGMCGGQALDLAAEGQQVGLEALEQIHRHKTGALIRAAVRMGALAAGETGRAVLPILDNYAQAIGLAFQVQDDILDVIGDTATLGKRQGADQQLGKSTYPALLGLDGAKAKAADLYQEAVEALDQLAARSYNTAPLLALARFIIERDN, from the coding sequence ATGTCTGAAGCGATTTCCCTTTCCAGCGCTGACGGATTTACGCATGAGCTGCGCGCGATGCAAAAGCGTGTCGATGAGGCATTAACAGCCTATGTCAGCACTCAGCCGCTGGCCGATTTACCGCTGGTTGAAGCCATGCGCTACGGCGCGCTGCTGGGCGGTAAACGTCTGCGTCCGTATCTTGTTTACGCCAGCGGCCAATTGTTCAGCCTCGATCTGAAAAACCTCGATGCGCCTGCGGCTGCCGTGGAATGCATTCATGCCTATTCGCTGATACATGATGATTTACCGGCCATGGACGACGACGATTTGCGCCGTGGTCAGCCGACCTGTCACATTAAATTTGGCGAAGCCAACGCGATTCTGGCGGGTGATGCCCTGCAAACACTGGCCTTCTCCATTCTGGCCGACGGCGAAATGCCGGATGTCGCCGTAAAAGATCGGCTGGCGATGATTTCCGAACTGGCCCGCGCCAGCGGAGTCAGCGGTATGTGTGGCGGTCAGGCTCTGGATTTAGCCGCTGAAGGTCAGCAGGTCGGCCTTGAAGCACTGGAACAAATTCATCGCCATAAAACCGGCGCACTGATCCGCGCCGCCGTGCGCATGGGTGCGCTGGCTGCCGGTGAAACAGGACGTGCCGTTTTACCGATACTGGATAACTACGCGCAGGCCATTGGTTTAGCGTTTCAGGTTCAGGACGATATTCTGGATGTCATAGGCGATACCGCCACGCTCGGCAAACGCCAGGGCGCTGATCAGCAACTGGGTAAAAGCACATACCCTGCGCTGCTGGGGCTGGATGGCGCAAAAGCCAAGGCAGCAGATCTGTATCAGGAAGCCGTTGAAGCGCTGGATCAGCTTGCGGCACGTTCTTACAACACAGCGCCACTTCTCGCGTTAGCCCGCTTTATCATTGAACGCGATAATTAA
- the dxs gene encoding 1-deoxy-D-xylulose-5-phosphate synthase, producing MSLELAKYPTLALAENPEDLRSLPKESLPKLCDELRQYLLASVSQSSGHFASGLGTVELTVAMHYVYKTPFDHVVWDVGHQAYPHKILTGRRDRISTIRQKGGLHPFPWRGESEYDTLSVGHSSTSISAGLGMAVAAEREGKGRRTVCVIGDGAITAGMAFEAMNHAGDIKPDMLVILNDNEMSISENVGALNNHLAQLLSGKLYSRLREGGKKVLSGLPPIKELVRRTEEHLKGMMVPGTLFEELGFNYIGPVDGHDVLALAQTLKNMRDLKGPQLLHIMTKKGKGYAPAEKDPISFHAVPKFDPASGTLPKSKEGLPTYSKIFGDWLCETAAKDSKLMAVTPAMREGSGMVRFSREYPQQYFDVAIAEQHAVTFAAGLAIGGYKPIVAIYSTFLQRAYDQVIHDVAIQNLPVLFAIDRGGIVGADGQTHQGAFDLSFLRCIPNMTIMTPSDENECRQMLHTGYHHNNGPVAVRYPRGSGTGATCEPLASLPVGKGVVRREGEKVAILNFGTLLPEALAVAEKRNATVVDMRFVKPLDEALIQELASSHEVLVTLEENAIMGGAGSGVNELLMSRRILVPVLNIGLADNFVPQGTQDEIRHDVGLDAEGIDRQITDWLA from the coding sequence ATGAGTCTTGAATTAGCCAAATACCCGACACTGGCGCTGGCGGAGAATCCTGAAGATCTTCGTTCGCTTCCTAAAGAGAGCTTACCTAAGCTCTGCGATGAGCTGCGCCAATATTTATTGGCCAGCGTCAGTCAGTCCAGCGGACACTTTGCGTCCGGTCTGGGGACGGTTGAACTGACCGTGGCGATGCATTATGTCTATAAGACGCCGTTCGACCACGTAGTCTGGGATGTCGGCCATCAGGCCTATCCGCACAAAATTCTGACCGGCCGCCGTGACCGTATTTCCACCATCCGCCAGAAAGGCGGTCTGCACCCGTTCCCGTGGCGCGGTGAAAGCGAATACGACACCTTGTCCGTCGGTCACTCATCGACCTCCATCAGTGCAGGCCTCGGTATGGCGGTGGCGGCTGAACGTGAAGGCAAAGGCCGTCGCACCGTTTGTGTGATTGGCGATGGCGCGATCACGGCGGGTATGGCGTTTGAAGCGATGAACCATGCAGGTGACATCAAACCTGACATGCTGGTGATCCTCAACGACAACGAGATGTCGATTTCCGAAAACGTCGGGGCGCTCAATAATCATCTGGCACAACTGCTGTCCGGCAAACTGTATTCACGTCTGCGTGAAGGCGGTAAGAAAGTCCTGTCTGGCCTGCCACCGATTAAAGAACTGGTACGCCGTACTGAAGAACATCTGAAAGGCATGATGGTGCCGGGTACGCTGTTTGAAGAGCTGGGCTTTAACTATATCGGGCCGGTAGATGGTCACGATGTGCTGGCGCTGGCGCAGACACTGAAAAACATGCGTGACCTGAAAGGCCCGCAGCTACTGCATATCATGACTAAAAAAGGCAAAGGCTACGCGCCAGCCGAAAAAGATCCGATCAGTTTCCATGCTGTGCCTAAATTTGATCCGGCTTCCGGCACGTTGCCGAAAAGCAAAGAAGGTCTGCCAACTTATTCGAAGATTTTTGGCGACTGGTTGTGCGAAACCGCCGCCAAAGACAGCAAGCTGATGGCTGTCACACCGGCAATGCGTGAAGGATCTGGTATGGTGCGTTTCTCACGTGAATACCCGCAGCAGTATTTCGATGTGGCCATTGCCGAACAACACGCCGTTACCTTTGCGGCGGGTCTGGCGATTGGCGGATACAAGCCGATTGTGGCGATCTACTCCACGTTCCTGCAACGCGCCTATGATCAGGTTATCCACGATGTGGCGATCCAGAATCTGCCGGTACTGTTTGCTATCGACCGCGGCGGCATTGTCGGGGCTGATGGACAGACGCATCAGGGCGCGTTCGATCTCTCCTTCCTGCGCTGCATTCCGAACATGACCATCATGACGCCGAGCGACGAAAACGAATGTCGTCAGATGCTGCACACCGGTTATCACCATAACAACGGGCCGGTTGCTGTGCGTTATCCGCGTGGTAGTGGTACCGGCGCTACCTGTGAACCGCTGGCTTCACTGCCAGTCGGTAAAGGTGTCGTGCGCCGTGAAGGGGAGAAAGTGGCGATTCTTAACTTCGGCACATTGTTGCCTGAAGCGCTGGCCGTGGCAGAAAAACGCAACGCGACCGTTGTGGATATGCGCTTTGTGAAACCGCTCGATGAAGCACTTATCCAGGAACTGGCTTCAAGTCATGAAGTACTGGTCACACTGGAAGAAAACGCCATCATGGGCGGTGCAGGCAGCGGCGTAAATGAACTGCTGATGTCCAGACGTATTCTGGTGCCGGTGCTGAATATCGGTCTGGCGGACAATTTTGTGCCACAAGGCACACAGGACGAAATCCGTCACGATGTTGGTCTGGATGCCGAAGGCATTGACCGTCAGATAACCGACTGGCTGGCCTGA
- a CDS encoding aldo/keto reductase → MQYTTLGQTGLKVSKLCLGCMTFGEPDRGTHAWTLPEESSRPIIQQALDAGINFFDTANSYSDGSSEEIVGRALKDFAKRDEIVVATKVYHAVTGLKPGLSRASIMQSIDDSLRRLGMDYVDLLQIHRWDYETPIEETLEALNDVVKAGKARFIGASSMHAHQFKHALDVSEQNGWASFVSMQDQYNLIQREEENEMYPLCLERNIAVLPWSPLARGKLTRPWGETTARSVSDNFAKTLYDATDEADGKVAERVGKIAEDHGVPRAQIALAWILSKHVVTAPIIGASRPAHLEDAIAALQVKLSIEEIAELEMAYVPHQATGFQ, encoded by the coding sequence ATGCAATACACGACATTGGGACAAACCGGACTCAAAGTTTCGAAGCTGTGTCTCGGCTGTATGACTTTTGGCGAACCTGATCGCGGCACACACGCGTGGACCTTGCCCGAGGAGAGCAGCCGCCCGATCATCCAACAAGCGCTGGATGCCGGCATTAACTTCTTTGATACCGCCAACAGCTATTCTGACGGCAGCAGCGAGGAAATCGTCGGTCGTGCCCTGAAGGATTTCGCAAAACGCGATGAGATTGTCGTGGCGACCAAAGTGTACCACGCCGTCACCGGCTTAAAGCCGGGACTGTCACGCGCCTCGATAATGCAATCCATCGATGACAGCCTGCGCCGTCTGGGCATGGATTATGTCGACCTGCTGCAAATCCACCGCTGGGATTACGAGACGCCGATAGAAGAAACCCTGGAAGCGCTGAATGACGTCGTAAAAGCCGGCAAAGCGCGCTTTATCGGCGCATCTTCTATGCACGCCCATCAGTTCAAACACGCACTGGATGTTTCTGAGCAAAATGGCTGGGCGAGTTTTGTCTCGATGCAGGATCAGTACAATCTGATCCAGCGTGAAGAAGAAAACGAGATGTACCCGTTGTGTCTGGAAAGGAACATTGCGGTGCTGCCGTGGAGTCCGCTGGCGCGCGGCAAGCTGACCCGTCCGTGGGGAGAAACCACCGCGCGTTCAGTTTCCGATAATTTTGCCAAAACACTGTATGACGCCACTGATGAGGCCGACGGTAAAGTCGCTGAGCGTGTGGGGAAAATTGCCGAAGATCATGGGGTGCCACGCGCACAAATCGCACTTGCGTGGATCCTGAGTAAACACGTCGTGACCGCGCCAATTATCGGTGCTTCGCGCCCCGCTCATCTGGAAGATGCTATCGCGGCCCTGCAAGTGAAGCTTTCCATCGAGGAAATCGCTGAGCTGGAAATGGCGTACGTGCCGCATCAGGCGACCGGTTTCCAGTAA
- the pgpA gene encoding phosphatidylglycerophosphatase A codes for MAAAKKRLDLRNPWHLLATGFGSGLFPVGPGTAGSIAAIPFWIVMTYLPWQVYSMIVMFSICIGVYLCRQTARDMRVHDHGSIVWDEFVGMWITLMAIPVNDWRWVLIGFIVFRVLDIWKPWPIRWFDRNVQGGMGIMIDDVVAGVLGAAIIYLVGHHWPLGLL; via the coding sequence ATGGCCGCGGCCAAAAAACGTCTTGATCTGCGTAATCCGTGGCATTTGCTGGCGACCGGTTTTGGCAGCGGTTTATTCCCTGTTGGTCCGGGCACGGCGGGCTCCATCGCCGCGATCCCGTTCTGGATTGTCATGACCTACCTGCCGTGGCAGGTGTATTCCATGATCGTCATGTTCAGCATTTGTATCGGGGTTTATCTTTGCCGCCAGACCGCACGTGATATGCGGGTTCATGACCACGGCAGTATCGTATGGGATGAATTCGTCGGCATGTGGATCACCCTGATGGCGATCCCGGTAAACGACTGGCGCTGGGTATTGATCGGCTTTATCGTTTTCCGCGTGCTGGATATCTGGAAGCCGTGGCCGATCCGCTGGTTTGACCGCAACGTGCAGGGCGGAATGGGCATCATGATCGATGATGTGGTTGCCGGGGTGCTTGGCGCAGCGATTATCTATCTGGTCGGGCATCACTGGCCGCTGGGCCTGCTCTGA